The DNA segment AATCTCTTCGTATACATCCACGGTAGTTTGACCCGCAACTATCTGTCCCCTATTTATGGTTCCCCACTCTTCATCTGTTTCAACCTCTGAGAGACCAGGTGTTGACTCGATTTCTCCGATTTCTCTGAGCAGGCTCCAGTTACCTACGGGCACTGACATAATGGTATATCCTGCTGTGAGTACATGTGAATCGTTTTTTCTGCTCAGGGTGCAATATGACCGTGGCAATTCGTCATAGGAGCCAATCTCATCGGGTAGCTCCTCAAAATCAGTGAATGTGGCTATTGCCTTCTGCCCCTCATTCATACCGACAACGAAAGGTAGATAGCTCGCAACGAACCCTTCATTTTCCGGGTCAACAAGCTTTCTTTGGAGGACATACGTGAAGTTCTCTCCTGGTTCAATGCCCCATTCCAATCCGGTTGCTGCCGAGACTAAGGGAGTTAACATAACAAGCTGGACCAATATCAAAATAACTGCAGATGTTCGAACTTTCGAGTTGATTCTCGCCACCAACCTTCTTACATTATTTTGTATGTGCTTCTTAGTTCTCATGCCGCTTGTAAGGCTTGCGACCATCTAGTTCATCCATTCCCAGCCACTCTTTCGGATAGCAACGAATCGATCATATGCTCTAGGCCGAACCGTCCCATAGTCATATCCATGTACCAAGGGGCTTTCCATCCCAATTCCGCAACGATTTCAGCTGCTGATAATCCCTTCTCGTGCAGTTCCATAGCGATTTCACGGACCCTACTCAAGTAGTCCAGTCTTTTCTGAATATGTCTCTCTGGTGCTTCGATAGGTCCAAGATGACCATCAAAAAGCACTTTCACATCCAAATCTAGGATATGTTCCATTGTATGCACCATTTGTGGGATATTCTCATCAGTCATCGATATCTGCTTGTGAGAGGGAAGGGGTACTGCATCAGCTGAAAAGAGCCAACCTTTCTCCTTCTCGTAGAACCCAACCATATCTTCTCCATGACCGGGCAACTTGACTGTATCAAAGCATAGATTTCCTACTTGGACTTGGGATGGCATGATTTGAACTTCGGTTACTGGTTCTGGTTGTCCCCATACCCATTGAAAAAACTCGTTCAGATCTGGAGGATTCAGTAGTACGTCTCTCGCACGTGGAGGGGCAAATATGGTAGCCGATTCACTGAACGCTGAACAACAACCGTAATGATCCTCGTGTCCATGGGTCACATAAATGAAATCGATATCTTCCCCATTAAGGAGTGAAACCAATTCATCCTTGGCATTGGCACAGCCACAATCGATGAGAGCGTTTCCCACCTTGTAAAGACATACCCACATGGTTCTGTCTTCGTATCTGATGCTTCCAGTCTTGATACAGGTGACCTGTTCATTGACATGATTTTCTTCAATCATAGCTAGACCATACTTAGACAGCAGCTGAATTGTATTCTTCGGTTTTCAAGATGCGCATTGTTCCGGAGACGCTATGTTGTCTGAATCTCTTGGAATTGGGGGAGCAAAACGCTTGAGGCGCTTCAAACACACAACCTTGTCTCTCCTTCCCATTTTGGCCTCCTGTAAAACCGTTTCTAGGAACTTGATAGCCTCGTCATACTCCTTTCGCTTGACCGGGAATGGAACACCGTCCTTGCCACCAAACGCGAAGGTCATCCTAACGGGATCCGCCCAAGATGGGCTCTCGCCGTAAATCATCTCTGAAATCAAGGAGAGTCCGCGTATCGTAGCTGGTCCAATCCCGTTGATGAATAGGAGTTCCGAATAATCTGAAGGTTGTCTCTCATATGCTTCTCGGACTGCGTTCCAGTTCATGCGCTTCGGGAAGACCTTGTAGGACTGCAATTCTCTTCGTGGACTGTAGTCAT comes from the Candidatus Thorarchaeota archaeon genome and includes:
- a CDS encoding MBL fold metallo-hydrolase, yielding MIEENHVNEQVTCIKTGSIRYEDRTMWVCLYKVGNALIDCGCANAKDELVSLLNGEDIDFIYVTHGHEDHYGCCSAFSESATIFAPPRARDVLLNPPDLNEFFQWVWGQPEPVTEVQIMPSQVQVGNLCFDTVKLPGHGEDMVGFYEKEKGWLFSADAVPLPSHKQISMTDENIPQMVHTMEHILDLDVKVLFDGHLGPIEAPERHIQKRLDYLSRVREIAMELHEKGLSAAEIVAELGWKAPWYMDMTMGRFGLEHMIDSLLSERVAGNG